A DNA window from Streptococcus parapneumoniae contains the following coding sequences:
- a CDS encoding FtsK/SpoIIIE domain-containing protein: protein MKQRGKRIRPSGKDLVFHFTIASLLPVFLLVVGLFHVKTIQQINWQDFNLSQADKIDIPYLIISFSVAILICLLVAFVFKRVRYDTVKQLYHRQKLAKMILENKWYESEQVKTEGFFKDSAGRTKEKITYFPKMYYRLKNGLIQIRVEITLGKYQDQLLHLEKKLESGLYCELTDKELKDSYVEYTLLYDTIASRISIDEVEAKDGKLRLMKNVWWEYDKLPHMLIAGGTGGGKTYFILTLIEALLHTDSKLYILDPKNADLADLGSVMANVYYRKEDLLSCIETFYEEMMKRSEEMKQMKNYKTGKNYAYLGLPAHFLIFDEYVAFMEMLGTKENTAVMNKLKQIVMLGRQAGFFLILACQRPDAKYLGDGIRDQFNFRVALGRMSEMGYGMMFGSDVQKDFFLKRIKGRGYVDVGTSVISEFYTPLVPKGYDFLEEIKKLSNSRQSTQATCEAEVAGVD from the coding sequence ATGAAACAGCGTGGTAAAAGGATTCGCCCATCTGGTAAAGATTTAGTCTTTCATTTTACGATAGCGTCACTCCTGCCTGTTTTCCTGCTGGTTGTCGGACTGTTTCATGTGAAGACAATCCAGCAGATCAACTGGCAGGATTTTAACCTATCACAAGCAGATAAGATTGACATTCCCTATTTAATTATCAGTTTCAGTGTCGCAATTCTTATCTGCTTGCTGGTAGCGTTTGTATTCAAACGGGTTCGCTATGATACGGTTAAACAACTTTACCACCGTCAAAAACTGGCAAAGATGATACTTGAAAACAAGTGGTATGAATCTGAACAGGTCAAAACAGAGGGTTTCTTTAAAGATAGTGCTGGTCGTACAAAGGAAAAGATAACCTACTTCCCTAAAATGTATTATCGACTTAAAAATGGCTTGATACAGATACGGGTGGAAATCACGCTGGGAAAATATCAAGACCAACTCTTACACTTGGAAAAGAAATTAGAGAGTGGCTTGTACTGTGAGCTGACGGATAAAGAGTTAAAGGATTCCTATGTGGAATATACTTTGCTCTATGACACCATAGCCAGTCGTATTTCTATTGATGAAGTAGAAGCTAAAGATGGTAAACTTCGCTTAATGAAAAACGTATGGTGGGAATATGATAAGCTCCCTCATATGTTGATTGCTGGTGGTACAGGTGGCGGTAAAACTTACTTTATACTGACACTGATTGAAGCCTTGCTTCATACAGATTCAAAACTGTATATTCTTGACCCGAAAAATGCTGACCTTGCGGACTTAGGTTCTGTGATGGCAAATGTCTACTATAGAAAAGAAGACTTGCTTTCTTGCATTGAAACATTCTATGAAGAAATGATGAAACGTAGTGAGGAAATGAAGCAGATGAAGAACTATAAGACTGGCAAAAATTATGCTTACTTAGGTCTCCCGGCACACTTCTTAATCTTTGATGAATACGTCGCTTTCATGGAAATGCTGGGAACAAAAGAAAACACCGCAGTTATGAATAAGCTGAAACAGATTGTCATGTTAGGTCGTCAAGCTGGCTTCTTTCTAATACTGGCTTGTCAACGTCCAGACGCAAAATATTTAGGCGACGGAATCCGTGATCAGTTTAATTTCAGAGTGGCTTTAGGTCGTATGTCTGAAATGGGCTATGGCATGATGTTTGGCAGTGACGTACAAAAGGATTTCTTCTTAAAGCGAATCAAAGGTCGTGGCTATGTTGATGTAGGAACAAGTGTCATATCAGAGTTTTATACTCCCCTTGTACCAAAAGGATATGATTTCTTGGAGGAAATTAAAAAGTTATCCAACAGCAGACAGTCCACGCAGGCGACGTGCGAAGCGGAAGTCGCAGGTGTGGACTGA
- a CDS encoding YdcP family protein has product MMRLANGIVLDKDTTFGELKFSALRREVRIQNEDGSVSDEIKERTYDLKSKGQGRMIQVSIPASVPLKEFDYNARVELINPIADTVATATYQGADVDWYIKADDIVLTKDSSSFKAQPQAKKEPTQDK; this is encoded by the coding sequence ATGATGAGATTAGCAAATGGCATTGTATTAGATAAAGACACGACTTTTGGAGAATTGAAATTCTCTGCTCTACGTCGTGAAGTGAGAATCCAAAATGAAGACGGGTCGGTTTCAGATGAAATCAAGGAACGTACCTATGACTTAAAATCCAAAGGACAAGGACGCATGATTCAAGTAAGTATTCCTGCCAGCGTGCCTTTGAAAGAGTTTGATTATAACGCACGGGTGGAACTTATCAATCCCATTGCGGACACCGTTGCTACTGCCACCTATCAAGGAGCAGATGTTGACTGGTATATCAAGGCAGACGATATTGTGCTGACAAAGGATTCTAGTTCATTCAAAGCTCAACCACAAGCAAAGAAAGAACCGACACAAGACAAATAG
- a CDS encoding YdcP family protein, with amino-acid sequence MELKFVIPNMEKTFGNLEFAGEDKVVQRRINGRLTVLSRSYNLYSDVQRADDIVVVLPAEAGEKHFGFEERVKLVNPRITAEGYKIGTRGFTNYLLHADDMIKE; translated from the coding sequence ATGGAACTTAAATTTGTGATTCCCAACATGGAAAAAACATTCGGCAATTTAGAATTTGCTGGCGAGGATAAAGTCGTTCAGCGAAGAATCAACGGACGGCTAACTGTCTTATCAAGAAGCTATAATCTCTATTCTGATGTTCAAAGAGCAGATGATATTGTGGTGGTGCTTCCTGCTGAAGCTGGCGAAAAACATTTCGGCTTTGAGGAACGTGTGAAGTTAGTCAATCCACGTATTACCGCAGAGGGCTACAAAATCGGCACTCGTGGTTTTACAAATTACCTTTTACATGCTGACGACATGATAAAAGAATAA
- a CDS encoding metal-dependent transcriptional regulator, whose protein sequence is MTPNKEDYLKCIYEISIDLHKITNKEIAARMQVSPPAVTEMIKRMKSENLILKDKECGYLLTDLGLKLVSELYRKHRLIEVFLVHHLNYTSDQIHEEAEVLEHTVSDLFVERLDKLLGFPKTCPHGGTIPAKGELLVEINNLPLADIKEAGSYRLTRVHDSFDILHYLDKHSLHIGDQLQVKQFDGFSNTFTILSKDEDLQVSMDIAKQLYVEKIN, encoded by the coding sequence ATGACCCCGAATAAAGAAGACTATCTAAAATGTATTTATGAAATTAGCATAGATTTGCATAAGATTACCAACAAGGAAATTGCTGCCCGCATGCAAGTCTCTCCCCCTGCCGTAACTGAAATGATTAAACGGATGAAGAGCGAAAATCTCATCCTCAAGGACAAGGAATGTGGCTATCTACTGACTGACCTCGGCCTCAAATTGGTCTCTGAGCTCTATCGTAAACACCGCTTGATTGAAGTTTTTCTGGTTCATCATTTAAACTATACGAGTGACCAGATTCACGAGGAAGCTGAGGTATTGGAACATACTGTCTCTGACCTCTTCGTGGAAAGACTGGATAAATTGCTTGGATTTCCCAAGACCTGCCCTCACGGAGGAACCATTCCTGCCAAGGGAGAACTCCTAGTTGAAATCAATAACCTCCCACTAGCTGACATCAAGGAAGCTGGCTCCTACCGCCTGACTCGGGTGCATGATAGTTTTGACATTCTCCATTATCTGGACAAGCACTCACTTCACATCGGTGATCAGCTCCAAGTCAAGCAGTTTGATGGCTTCAGCAACACCTTCACTATCCTTAGTAAAGACGAGGACTTACAAGTAAGTATGGACATTGCAAAACAACTCTATGTCGAGAAAATCAACTAA
- a CDS encoding metallophosphoesterase family protein → MTKIALLSDIHGNTTALEAVLADARQRGVDEYWLLGDILMPGTGRRRILDLLAQLPITVRVLGNWEDSLWHGIRKELDSTRPSQRYLLRQCQYVLEEISLEEIELLHNQPLQIHRQFGDLTVGISHHLPDKNWGRELIHTGAQEDFDRLVTNPPCDIAVYGHIHQQLLRYGTGGQLIVNPGSIGQPFFLDAQLRKDLRAQYMILEFDDKGLVDMNFRRVDYDVAAELQLAKDLKLPYFEVYYESLVNGIHHTHHQEFLRELAQKEGYDRELDDWLKGGND, encoded by the coding sequence ATGACGAAAATAGCTCTTCTTTCAGATATTCATGGAAATACCACCGCCTTGGAGGCTGTTTTGGCAGATGCTCGGCAGCGAGGAGTGGATGAATACTGGCTTTTGGGAGATATTCTCATGCCAGGGACAGGGCGTAGAAGGATTTTGGACTTGTTGGCTCAACTACCGATTACGGTTAGAGTTTTGGGAAACTGGGAAGACAGTCTGTGGCATGGTATCCGTAAGGAATTGGATAGTACTCGTCCCAGCCAACGCTATCTCTTGCGCCAGTGCCAGTATGTTCTAGAGGAGATTTCCCTAGAAGAAATTGAACTGCTCCATAATCAACCACTCCAGATCCATCGTCAGTTTGGGGATTTGACGGTAGGAATTAGCCACCATCTTCCTGATAAGAATTGGGGACGAGAGTTGATTCATACTGGAGCGCAAGAGGATTTTGATCGCTTGGTGACCAATCCGCCTTGCGATATTGCTGTTTATGGTCATATTCACCAGCAGTTGCTTCGTTACGGTACTGGTGGGCAATTGATTGTTAATCCGGGTTCGATTGGGCAGCCTTTCTTTCTAGATGCTCAGTTGCGGAAGGACTTGCGGGCCCAGTATATGATTTTGGAGTTTGATGACAAGGGCTTGGTAGATATGAACTTCCGACGGGTAGACTACGATGTGGCAGCTGAATTGCAGTTGGCTAAAGATCTTAAACTTCCCTATTTTGAGGTTTACTATGAAAGTCTGGTCAATGGGATCCACCATACTCATCATCAGGAATTTCTGAGAGAATTGGCCCAGAAAGAGGGCTACGATCGGGAGTTAGACGACTGGTTAAAAGGTGGTAATGATTGA
- a CDS encoding Rrf2 family transcriptional regulator, translating into MQIPSRFTIATHMLIIIALERKESKVTSDFLAASVGVNPVIIRKTLSQLKKAELISVARGTGGTEIVKDLKDISLLDVYQAVECLGKTGQLFSFHDNPNPNCPVGAHIHDVLDQKLERIQLAMEAELGQTSLEQVVADAESQMKE; encoded by the coding sequence ATGCAAATTCCAAGTAGATTTACCATTGCGACTCATATGCTGATAATCATTGCCCTCGAGAGGAAGGAAAGCAAGGTGACCAGTGATTTTCTGGCTGCTAGTGTCGGGGTCAATCCAGTCATTATCAGAAAAACCTTGTCCCAGTTGAAGAAGGCAGAGCTGATTTCAGTCGCGCGCGGAACAGGGGGAACAGAGATTGTTAAGGATCTCAAAGACATTAGTCTTTTAGATGTTTATCAGGCGGTCGAATGTCTTGGTAAGACTGGTCAACTCTTCAGTTTCCATGACAATCCAAATCCAAATTGCCCAGTTGGAGCTCATATTCATGATGTTTTGGATCAAAAATTGGAGAGAATTCAGCTGGCTATGGAGGCTGAACTTGGTCAGACCAGTTTAGAGCAAGTCGTGGCTGATGCAGAGAGTCAGATGAAGGAGTGA
- a CDS encoding DUF2974 domain-containing protein, with protein MANIFDYLKDVAYDSYYDLPLNELDILALTEIPYLSFDNLVSTSPQRLLDLAPQVPREPNMLTSKNRLQLLDELAQHKRFKNCKLSHFINDIDPELQKQFAAITYRLTLDTYLIVFRGTDDSIIGWKEDFHLTYMKEIPAQKHALRYLKNFFAHYPKQKVILAGHSKGGNLAIYAASQIEQSLQNQITAVYTFDAPGLHKELTQTEGYQRIMDRTKVFIPQGSIIGMMMEIPAHQIIVQSTALGGIAQHDTFSWQIEDKHFIQLDKTNSDSQQVDITFKEWVATVPDEELQLYFDLFFGTILDSGITSINDLSSLKAVEHIRHLFVQAQSLTPEERETMGRLTQLLIDTRYQAWKNR; from the coding sequence ATGGCCAATATTTTTGACTATCTGAAAGATGTCGCATACGATTCTTATTACGACCTTCCTTTAAATGAATTAGACATTCTAGCCCTAACAGAAATCCCCTACCTCTCCTTTGATAATCTGGTCTCCACAAGTCCTCAGCGACTTTTAGACCTGGCACCTCAGGTTCCAAGGGAACCCAACATGTTGACCAGTAAAAATCGTCTCCAATTATTGGATGAATTAGCTCAACACAAACGCTTCAAAAATTGCAAACTCTCCCATTTTATCAATGACATCGATCCTGAATTGCAAAAACAATTTGCGGCTATAACCTACCGCCTCACTCTCGATACCTATCTGATTGTCTTTCGTGGGACTGATGACAGTATCATTGGCTGGAAGGAAGATTTCCACCTAACCTATATGAAGGAAATTCCTGCTCAAAAGCACGCCCTCCGCTATTTAAAGAACTTTTTTGCCCACTATCCTAAGCAGAAGGTCATTCTGGCTGGGCATTCCAAGGGAGGAAATCTAGCCATCTATGCGGCTAGTCAAATTGAGCAAAGCTTGCAAAATCAGATTACAGCAGTTTATACCTTTGATGCGCCTGGTCTCCACAAAGAACTGACACAAACCGAGGGCTATCAAAGGATAATGGATAGAACCAAGGTCTTTATCCCACAAGGTTCCATCATCGGTATGATGATGGAAATCCCTGCTCACCAAATCATCGTTCAAAGTACTGCCCTGGGTGGTATTGCCCAGCACGATACCTTTAGTTGGCAGATTGAGGACAAGCACTTCATCCAACTGGATAAGACCAACAGCGATAGTCAACAAGTAGACATAACCTTCAAGGAGTGGGTAGCCACAGTCCCTGACGAGGAACTCCAGCTCTACTTTGATCTCTTCTTTGGCACCATTCTTGATTCAGGTATTACTTCTATCAATGACTTGTCTTCCTTAAAGGCTGTCGAACACATTCGTCATCTCTTTGTCCAAGCTCAATCTCTCACTCCAGAAGAAAGGGAAACCATGGGACGCCTCACCCAGTTATTGATTGATACCCGTTACCAAGCATGGAAAAATAGATAA
- a CDS encoding response regulator transcription factor, with the protein MHKILLVEDDQVIRQQVGKMLSEWGFEVVLVEDFMEVLSLFVQSEPHLVLMDIGLPLFNGYHWCQEIRKISKVPIMFLSSRDQAMDIVMAINMGADDFVTKPFDQQVLLAKVQGLLRRSYEFGRDESLLEYAGVILNTKSMDLHYQGQVLNLTKNEFQILHVLFEHAGNIVARDDLMRELWNSDFFIDDNTLSVNVARLRKKLEEQGLVGFIETKKGIGYGLKHA; encoded by the coding sequence ATGCACAAGATTTTATTAGTAGAAGATGATCAGGTTATTCGTCAACAAGTCGGGAAAATGCTCTCTGAATGGGGATTTGAAGTGGTTCTGGTAGAAGACTTTATGGAAGTTTTGAGTCTATTTGTTCAGTCGGAGCCTCATCTGGTCCTCATGGATATTGGTTTGCCCTTGTTTAATGGCTATCACTGGTGTCAGGAAATTCGCAAGATTTCCAAGGTACCTATCATGTTTCTGTCTTCGAGAGACCAGGCTATGGATATTGTCATGGCAATCAATATGGGCGCGGATGACTTTGTGACCAAGCCTTTTGACCAGCAGGTTCTTTTAGCCAAGGTTCAGGGCTTGTTGCGCCGTTCCTATGAGTTTGGGCGTGACGAGAGTTTACTGGAATATGCTGGTGTTATTCTCAATACCAAATCAATGGATTTACATTATCAAGGTCAAGTCTTGAATTTGACCAAGAACGAATTTCAGATTTTACACGTGTTGTTTGAGCATGCGGGCAATATTGTAGCGCGTGACGACCTCATGCGGGAACTTTGGAACAGCGACTTTTTTATTGATGATAATACGCTCTCTGTCAATGTGGCTCGATTGCGTAAAAAGTTGGAAGAGCAGGGCTTGGTAGGATTTATCGAGACCAAGAAAGGGATAGGGTACGGACTGAAGCATGCTTGA
- a CDS encoding sensor histidine kinase — MLDWKQFFLAYLRSRSRLFVYLLALAFLVLLFQFLFASLGIYFLYFFLLCCFVTILFFTWDILVEMQIYRQELLYGEREAKSPLEIALAEKLEAREMELYQQRSDAERKLTDLLDYYTLWVHQIKTPIAASQLLVAEVADRQLKQQLEQEIFKIDSYTNLVLQYLRLESFHDDLVLKQVQIEDLVKEIIRKYALFFIQKGLNVNLHDLDKEIVTDKKWLLVVIEQIISNSLKYTKEGGLEIYMEGQELCIKDTGIGIKNSDVLRVFERGFSGYNGRLTQQSSGLGLYLSKKISEELGHQISIESEVGTGTIVRIQFAQVNLVLE, encoded by the coding sequence ATGCTTGATTGGAAACAATTTTTTCTAGCCTATCTGCGTTCCCGTAGTCGTCTGTTTGTCTATCTGCTTGCTTTGGCATTTCTGGTTTTGCTCTTTCAGTTTTTATTTGCCAGTTTGGGAATTTACTTTCTCTACTTTTTCCTCTTGTGTTGCTTTGTAACCATCTTATTTTTCACTTGGGACATATTGGTGGAGATGCAGATCTATCGTCAGGAACTTCTCTACGGTGAGAGGGAAGCCAAATCTCCTTTGGAAATAGCCTTGGCTGAAAAATTAGAAGCGCGTGAGATGGAACTCTATCAGCAGAGGTCAGACGCAGAAAGAAAACTGACGGATTTGCTGGATTACTATACCTTGTGGGTCCATCAGATAAAGACTCCCATTGCAGCTAGTCAACTCTTAGTTGCAGAAGTAGCCGACCGCCAACTGAAGCAGCAATTAGAACAGGAAATTTTCAAGATTGACTCCTATACCAATTTAGTTTTACAGTACCTGCGTTTAGAAAGTTTTCATGATGATTTGGTCTTGAAGCAGGTGCAAATCGAGGATTTGGTCAAGGAAATAATTCGTAAATACGCTCTTTTCTTTATTCAAAAAGGCTTAAATGTCAACCTACATGACCTTGATAAAGAAATCGTGACGGATAAAAAGTGGCTGCTAGTGGTCATTGAGCAAATTATCTCAAACAGTCTCAAGTACACCAAGGAAGGTGGTCTGGAGATTTATATGGAAGGCCAGGAACTCTGTATCAAGGATACGGGAATCGGGATAAAAAACAGTGATGTCCTCCGAGTCTTTGAACGTGGCTTTTCAGGATATAATGGCCGCCTAACCCAGCAGTCATCTGGACTTGGACTTTACCTATCTAAGAAAATTTCTGAAGAACTGGGTCACCAGATTAGTATCGAGTCTGAGGTTGGTACAGGAACGATAGTGCGGATTCAGTTTGCTCAAGTGAACTTAGTCCTTGAGTGA
- a CDS encoding ABC transporter ATP-binding protein → MLPYLKTIRWYLFFNFLFGVVSNICTALLPYFTQALIKGDYQVALYGYSMSVAGYLSCNYIQMILDWKQGIIFSTTLKNEWFRSLLGLSHHDFKQKTVAEYISYQSNDLDSLEKDYLPPLMSFIKQILRIIIYAFIISRTINPIVSLILIFSTGISIQIPKIVGKLTANRRQVYLKKQGDYYRTLEDLLMGHHLVNKLTMSHFLNQQKSSLKNLQDKYFKYGLTKITGILLTGVSFEFISLVLFIYLAYSLSHQQLGIPEVVASFGYINAFSEPIQEILYDLQMLESVKPVIKSFQNIVGRPVSVQAPQHSFDTITLKNISKQLGESKLIITSATIQKGDKIALIGKNGSGKSSLLNILNGTDEDFEGQIVLDGLVLDHLWGRFGMILQQEHTFISSYENNVTLFNSFNEKFREEDFEKIPPQSLSGGQQQRMYLNREKNRKNPLLILDEPFSALDTNQFKMELERVLELPSAVIVTLHRQNELLSKFDQVWEIKNGELIILK, encoded by the coding sequence ATGCTACCATATCTTAAAACTATTAGATGGTATCTCTTCTTTAATTTTCTTTTTGGTGTAGTATCGAATATCTGCACAGCTTTGTTACCGTATTTCACGCAGGCATTAATCAAAGGGGATTATCAAGTAGCTCTATATGGTTACTCTATGTCAGTGGCAGGCTATTTGAGTTGTAACTATATCCAAATGATACTTGATTGGAAGCAGGGGATTATCTTTTCGACTACTTTGAAAAATGAGTGGTTTCGTTCACTTCTGGGACTCAGTCACCACGATTTTAAGCAGAAAACAGTAGCAGAGTATATTTCCTATCAATCTAATGACCTAGATTCGTTGGAAAAGGATTACCTTCCTCCATTGATGAGTTTTATCAAACAAATTTTACGTATTATCATTTATGCTTTCATTATTAGCAGAACAATTAATCCTATTGTATCACTGATTTTAATCTTTTCCACTGGAATTAGTATTCAAATTCCTAAAATCGTTGGGAAGTTGACCGCTAATCGTAGACAGGTTTACTTGAAAAAACAAGGAGATTACTATCGAACTTTGGAGGATTTGCTCATGGGACATCATTTGGTAAATAAACTAACTATGTCGCATTTTTTGAATCAACAAAAGAGTTCTCTAAAGAATTTGCAGGATAAGTATTTTAAGTATGGTTTGACAAAAATTACAGGCATCTTATTGACAGGTGTTTCGTTTGAATTCATTAGTCTTGTTCTGTTTATTTATTTAGCCTACTCTCTATCTCACCAGCAACTCGGTATTCCTGAGGTGGTGGCGAGTTTCGGATATATTAATGCTTTTTCTGAACCAATACAGGAAATCCTTTATGATTTACAAATGTTAGAGTCCGTAAAGCCTGTAATCAAGAGTTTTCAAAACATTGTTGGGAGACCCGTTTCAGTTCAAGCACCTCAACATTCTTTTGATACGATTACTTTGAAAAACATTTCCAAACAACTGGGAGAATCAAAATTGATAATTACTTCCGCTACGATTCAAAAAGGGGATAAAATTGCGCTTATTGGTAAGAATGGGTCTGGAAAAAGTAGTCTTCTCAACATTTTAAATGGAACAGATGAAGATTTTGAAGGACAAATTGTGCTAGATGGCCTTGTTTTGGACCATCTTTGGGGAAGATTCGGTATGATTCTGCAACAAGAACATACATTTATTTCGAGTTATGAAAATAATGTAACGCTATTCAATAGTTTCAATGAAAAATTCAGAGAAGAAGATTTTGAAAAAATTCCACCACAATCCCTGTCAGGTGGTCAGCAACAACGAATGTATTTAAATCGTGAGAAAAATCGTAAAAATCCATTGCTTATCCTAGATGAACCTTTCTCTGCCTTGGATACTAATCAGTTTAAAATGGAATTGGAAAGAGTTCTGGAACTACCAAGTGCCGTCATTGTTACTTTACATCGCCAAAACGAATTATTAAGTAAGTTTGACCAAGTTTGGGAAATTAAGAATGGAGAACTTATAATTTTGAAATAG
- the thrS gene encoding threonine--tRNA ligase, protein MINITFPDGAVREFESGVTTFEIAQSISNSLAKKALAGKFNGKLIDTTRAITEDGSIEIVTPDHEDALPILRHSAAHLFAQAARRLFPDIHLGVGPAIEDGFYYDTDNTAGQISNEDLPRIEEEMQKIVKENFPSIREEVTKDEAREIFKNDPYKLELIEEHSEDEGGLTIYRQGEYVDLCRGPHVPSTSRIQIFHLLHVAGAYWRGNSDNAMMQRIYGTAWFDKKDLKNYLQMREEAKERDHRKLGKELDLFMISQEVGQGLPFWLPNGATIRRELERYIVDKELASGYQHVYTPPLASVELYKTSGHWDHYQEDMFPTMDMGDGEEFVLRPMNCPHHIQVFKHHVHSYRELPIRIAEIGMMHRYEKSGALTGLQRVREMSLNDGHLFVTPEQIQEEFQRALQLIIDVYEDFNLTEYRFRLSLRDPQDTHKYFDNDEMWENAQTMLRAALDEMGVDYFEAEGEAAFYGPKLDIQVKTALGKEETLSTIQLDFLLPERFDLKYIGADGEEHRPVMIHRGVISTMERFTAILIENYKGAFPTWLAPHQVTLIPVSNEKHVDYAWEVAKKLRDRGVRADVDERNEKMQFKIRASQTSKIPYQLIVGDKEMEDGTVNVRRYGQKETQTVSVDDFVQAILADIANKSRVEK, encoded by the coding sequence ATGATTAACATTACTTTCCCAGATGGCGCTGTTCGTGAATTCGAATCTGGCGTTACAACTTTTGAAATTGCCCAATCTATCAGCAATTCCCTAGCTAAAAAAGCCTTGGCTGGTAAATTCAACGGCAAACTCATCGACACTACTCGTGCTATCACTGAAGATGGAAGCATCGAAATCGTGACACCTGATCACGAAGATGCCCTTCCAATCTTGCGTCACTCAGCCGCTCACTTGTTCGCCCAAGCAGCTCGTCGTCTTTTCCCAGACATTCACTTGGGAGTTGGTCCAGCCATCGAAGACGGCTTCTACTACGATACTGACAATACTGCTGGTCAAATCTCTAACGAAGACCTTCCTCGTATCGAAGAAGAAATGCAAAAAATCGTCAAAGAAAACTTCCCATCTATTCGCGAAGAGGTGACTAAAGACGAGGCGCGTGAAATCTTCAAAAATGACCCTTACAAGTTGGAATTGATTGAAGAACACTCAGAAGACGAAGGCGGTTTGACTATCTATCGTCAGGGTGAATATGTAGACCTTTGCCGTGGCCCTCACGTCCCATCAACAAGCCGCATCCAAATCTTCCACCTTCTCCATGTAGCAGGTGCTTACTGGCGTGGAAATAGTGATAACGCTATGATGCAACGTATCTATGGTACAGCTTGGTTTGACAAAAAAGACTTGAAAAACTACCTCCAAATGCGTGAAGAAGCTAAGGAACGTGACCACCGTAAACTTGGTAAAGAGCTTGATCTCTTCATGATTTCTCAAGAGGTTGGTCAAGGGCTTCCATTCTGGTTGCCAAACGGTGCGACTATTCGTCGTGAGTTGGAACGCTACATCGTTGACAAAGAGTTGGCTTCTGGCTACCAACACGTCTACACTCCACCTCTTGCTTCTGTTGAACTTTACAAGACTTCTGGTCACTGGGATCATTACCAAGAAGACATGTTCCCAACTATGGATATGGGTGACGGGGAAGAATTTGTCCTTCGTCCAATGAACTGCCCACACCACATCCAAGTCTTCAAACATCATGTTCACTCTTACCGTGAGTTGCCAATCCGTATCGCTGAAATCGGTATGATGCACCGTTATGAAAAATCTGGTGCCCTCACTGGTCTTCAACGTGTGCGTGAAATGTCGCTCAACGACGGTCACCTCTTCGTAACTCCAGAACAAATCCAAGAAGAATTCCAACGCGCCCTTCAGTTGATTATCGATGTTTATGAAGACTTCAACTTGACTGAATACCGCTTCCGCCTCTCTCTTCGTGATCCTCAAGATACTCACAAGTACTTTGATAACGATGAGATGTGGGAAAATGCTCAAACCATGCTTCGTGCAGCCCTTGATGAAATGGGCGTGGACTACTTTGAAGCCGAAGGTGAGGCAGCCTTCTACGGACCAAAATTGGATATTCAAGTTAAGACCGCTCTTGGAAAAGAAGAAACTCTTTCTACTATCCAACTTGACTTCTTGCTTCCAGAACGCTTCGACCTCAAATACATCGGAGCTGATGGTGAAGAGCACCGTCCAGTGATGATCCACCGTGGGGTTATCTCAACTATGGAACGCTTCACAGCTATCTTGATTGAGAACTACAAGGGTGCCTTCCCAACATGGCTTGCACCACACCAAGTAACCCTCATCCCAGTTTCTAACGAAAAACACGTGGACTACGCTTGGGAAGTGGCGAAGAAACTCCGTGACCGCGGTGTCCGTGCAGATGTAGATGAGCGCAATGAAAAAATGCAGTTCAAGATCCGTGCTTCACAAACCAGCAAGATTCCTTACCAATTGATCGTTGGGGACAAGGAAATGGAAGACGGAACAGTCAACGTTCGTCGCTACGGTCAAAAAGAAACACAAACTGTCTCAGTAGATGATTTTGTTCAAGCTATCCTAGCTGATATCGCCAACAAATCACGCGTTGAGAAATAA
- a CDS encoding MazG-like protein, translated as MELQKLVERCGAIRQAYHELEVKHHDSKWTVEEDLLALSNDIGNFQRLVMTKQGRYYDETPYTLEQKLSENIWWLVELSQRLDIDILTEMENFLSDKEKQLNIKTRK; from the coding sequence ATGGAGTTGCAAAAATTAGTGGAGCGCTGTGGGGCAATCCGACAAGCTTATCACGAACTGGAAGTTAAGCATCATGATTCCAAGTGGACGGTAGAAGAAGACCTCTTGGCTTTGTCTAATGATATTGGAAATTTCCAACGATTGGTGATGACAAAGCAAGGACGCTACTATGATGAAACACCCTACACACTGGAACAAAAACTTTCAGAAAATATCTGGTGGCTAGTAGAACTTTCTCAACGTCTGGATATAGACATTCTGACGGAAATGGAAAACTTCCTCTCTGATAAAGAAAAGCAATTGAACATTAAGACTAGGAAGTAG